ATTCTGATCTGTAAAGTGTATGAGGAAGGAAATGGGAATTTGGATTTCTTGAAGATGCCATTACAGTCTTTATTTAACTTGAAACTTAGTTGGTGGTTAACTTCTGCTGACTACCAATGCTTGGAAGGTTCTCTTTTGTGAAAATGAGCAGCTATGACATGTTTATAACTCTGCAACATTACAAATTTAGATACCCAATTTCTTAGGGAATGTTGCACGTCTTTTACATGTAGGTAGATCACTCACTGCAAGATATAATAAATTTCtcaattttcaggagaaaatgttagtggagaaaaagcagcagaaaactttcttttgaaaGTTCCTTTGGAGGTGAGATATTGCACCTAGGAATGCAAAAGCCAGAAATgtaacaaacaagcaaaatccTACCTTTACCTTCCTGGTTAGGCTATCTATGAGGAGTACGGAGACGTTGTGTTTTACACCATGTCTCATGAAATTTGTCTATATTTTATCTTATACCATCTTTGTGTTTTAACTGGCTTCAGTGGCTCTCAAATTCATAGCCTCAGAAGCCCTATTTACAGGAGCAGATTTAAAGAAGAATAACTTTCCCATGGCACTATCTGAGAGATGTGGAGTCAGTCCTCTCAAGTTGGCCAGAACCTGAAAGCAAAGGCTCCCACTGGAGGCTCGCTGGGTGCCTGCTCTGTGTGAGAGACTGagctgtagaacatttgtctcaaagattgcttatctaagaagagcagctgcaaggccacggaggcctctggtttgcaggggctgcgctctgagcaagactccgtgttgtctaggaatgtggcaacgtaccattgccatggaaactgcagccctcgaacaggaataaaggggactgacaagacgaccccCACTGCAATCGACCACCGCCGACCCCAGAGAGATCGCCCACTGCGGACCCAGGAGCAACCACTCACTACTGAAGCACTAAAAGACTTGGACTctggatccatggtggtgactattctcgCAAccctatcccgaatgcttgcttgatttctatctttactctgatctatcctattgctactaacttttacttttgataatagaagttgtttaggacatacagtatcattactaacttttacttttgataataaaaattgTTTAAGACAtatggcatttgacctcgtttgtgtcttaatcttgctcttgggatcacatcgaaacctcccctgaTATTGGATCGGAACATTTatattggcgtcacggacaggatcccttgagacgagagtgccgtactgttttatgtgagacctctcaggaaagtaaggggtgctgGACTGTGTTTGaaacttacgtgctgccttcctgagacgacctcTTCCCCGCTTTATataagatgagtgatactaaaactgtccctttggggagagaagttttgtttgagtttttggagaaacataatgcacaaCCCTCTGTATCCGGAAtagactgggctcagggaaattggtataatttgcagagtgtggttgatcaaacgagtgctttgcaaaaagatgtgagagtgagatctggaagaggaaaagcaattgtttgtgctgttctcggtgccagtttagccgctgctgtagaggcaagggaacgttgtcgcgttgaggaatccctaattgttgaatccttCCAAAACCTcattcggtcccttcaggggcaagtggcagaattaaaggaacagcttgaaggagagagagaccaggtgaaatatctgcagattgctcttaagaaGCAACTCCTTGCAGGCACTGCCCacgaggaaatacccccaagatcggaaactgattatccttttaacgacttgcaggcagcgagagaaaaagtagagaaattagaaCTGctctcgctgcgacccttggttaagaccgagtatatttatgatgatgatcaggatcagttcccccaagttacaaccaaggaggtcccctatactgcccccgagttggcaaagttaaaaaaagattttggtcAGGTGAGGGAGTATGTATTTGATAGGGAGTTCGGAGatggagtatgtgtggagagtatcattatctgggggggatcagattttgttaagtgaaaaggaggcggaggggtattggggaccgggagtatttttaactaccgggaattactgcgccccttggtctttaacccagtgGACAGCCTATTGGGTGGGGGctttgaaccccttggagaggggggatcccctcgcaATTACGGGCACTGTTGATCaattggtggaaagtgtgcataaggcagcttgcttgcagatgatgtatgatcgaaAGCtagagcctaggcaggagtccccagtgatgatgcctgtagatcctgagcgaatgactccccttataaggggactcctcgattccttaaagccgattggtatacagttacaggggaaaacaCAGGCAATGCCTCAGagcgaaagagttgcagctgctttagaaggacttacacctGATCGGCACTGCCAGTCCCcagataggaagatgtggacttggggggaggtcgcccaagaattgatcaattacgggtgcaagtatggccctgtaaaccttgcGGCCACTAAAACAGACCCTAGAGGCCTAAGGCGAGCTGAAGTAAAGATGGTTCCATGCCCTGAGggtgatggaaaaacacccctcgctaaaccacctggagggagggacatcccaaataagcgcagcagtctgtgggcaaaggggtggcaaaaggggatcccgcgtgacttaatggatggattgccgactgacaagttagaaaaactggtgtctgaatggcccgataatcGGCCGATAAAGGgacgggttctaaaaataccaccctgagtgcaccctctttaattgacttatcagaaacaaatgtcccccgatattcgaCGGAAAACTAGATCCGTTGCTCTCCGATGGTGAGCGGGGGGGTGAAGGTTGGGTATATATCACTGAAATGGCCAGGGTGACTTACTAATTACAAGCTTTGTGGGGCCAAAACAAATCCTGGTCacatttttagtagatactggggctcaaatttcagctatcaAAACAAATGATGCTACtaactgtggggttaaattttctgaACAGAGGCTGTTTGTAGCAGacgcatttggcaatgttcagccACAAGTGTTAGCAACAGTCAACCTACGActgccgggagaagatattgccACCACGGCGGAAATGGTTGTGGGAGaatttccactcaacctcctgggacttgacgTTCTGAAAGGGAcaacctggattgataataaagggagacagtggttgtttggctctccaacaagaGACATTCGGCTGCTACAAGCCACGCTGCCACTTCCCCCTTcaaagcttacgaatgttaagccTTaaccgatacccttgggggccagagagggaataacgCCTGTGTTAGAGGATTTAAAAGAACAGGGCATCGTGATTCCGGCCCACTGCCCTTTTAAGTCCCTGGTGTGGCAAGTGGAGGCTGACTGCagattatcgtagacttaatgcaaacactagTCCATTGACAGCTGTggtaccgaatattgctgagcttatagctacaatctaggaacgagcccacccgatcatggcgacagTGGATGTAAAGGACCTGTTTTTTACAGTCCCCCTACAACCTGAGGACCAAGatcgttttgcttttacttgggaaggtcagcaatttactttcacccgactcccgcaGGGATATAGGCACTCCCCCACGTTAGCCCACCATGCGCTGGCACAGGAGCTGGAAAGAGTTCAGGTAGAGAAGGGGGTCAGTATTTACCAATATATTGATGAtattcttgtgggaggggatgaggtagaaagggttcagacaatccaagataatataatttcccatctggaagtttgggactgaagattccgcctgagaaaacacaaacaccctcgagtgaagtaaagtttttagggatctggtggaagggaggaatgacatgtatcccacctgacacattctcctcgctagatcagattaagatgccagagtcaaaaaaggacttacagcatgtgctggggctgcttgtattttggagaaaacacattcctgatttttcaattattgcaagacccatATATGACTTGTTGCAAAAAGGGGcccagtgggaatggactgagccccATGAAGGAGGCATTGCAGTtgctggtgtttgaagcaactgcccatcaagctctgggtcctattcaccctacagacccagtccatattgaatggggatttgccaaaaccgGGCTATctatacatttgtggcaaaagggccccgaaggacccactcgacctattggattctattctcgcagttttaaagatgctgaaaaaagatatacaacttgggaaaagggtttgtttgtggtcagtttagccttgagagaggctgaacgaactatccgacTGCAACTAATAGTGCTCAgagtaattaaaacagttttggcaggaactccaccccctgatGGGGTGGCCCAGGGAGCCTCTGAgcgaaaatggtatgcccagatagaacattactgtgacatcttcacggtatccgAGTGGGCCgtaaagatgttaaccattcaggaggagacGGGCCCAGGTAGGGAAACAGGTGAACTCCCTCCTGTAATACAAGttgcccctccattttccgggcagttacagaatgtttggtttactgaagCGTCTTCCAAACAGGAGGGAAATATCGAGCTGTGGCACTCTGTGTAGACATCAATGAACAAATAGTTACTGAAGGCGAAGGTAGTGCTTAAGCAGGGGAACTAATTGCAGtgtggagtgtttttcaacatgagGCCCaatctgttttctgctttatatatatttatatatttatatatatttgtactgATTCTtatgctgtatttaaaggctgcacGGAATGGCAGAACATTCCGGGAACAGAATGAGTGGGAGGTCAATAGGATATCTgtatggcagaaggagaaatggcaagacattctgactattgctaggcaaggaaaatttgcagtgggcTGGGTGGCTTCACACCAACAAGATTGTACCCCTGcgagccagtggaatggcaaagctgatgaactagcccgacTGGCTCCCCTGCAGATTTTacttggacattaggagaaatttctttactgaaagagtgatcaggccttggaacaggctgcccagggaagtggtggagtcaccgtctctggaagtatttaaaagacgtgtagatgaggcccttagggacatggtttagtggacatggtgtgttgggttgacggttggacacgatgatcttagaggtcttttccaacctgtatgattctatgattctatgattctatgattctatgattctactctaGGCTTAGACAGTATGTTCAAaaccattttgcttttcctttcaaaataagaaTATGCTAGTAATTTGACGCAGACAAACTATTCTAGAGACCTGGCAGTAGGCAACATGTGGGTCTTAAGAAATGGCACAGTAGAAGCTTGGGAATCTCTGAGTCCAGTGTCCTACAGTCACAAGCAGTTGGATGATACATATTTAGTCTAGAAAGGCTTATAAAAAACCTGTTTCAAACGTACCCATAAACACCAAGACACAAAATTCTTCTCACCAACTTAAAGTATGTGTAAGACCTTTGTGTGTGGATCACAAAAATCAAACAAGTAACCCTttgctccccctcccctgcaaAAACTCTATAAGGTTctgcaagaagaaagaaagaaagagagagaaaggaaggagagaaagaagaaaggaaggaaggaagagagggaggaaggaagaaagggagaaaaagaaagaaaaagaaagcaaagatcaaGAGTATTAGCAAAGTTTTATGTTTCAAAATAACTAGTAATTTATTGAATGAATATTATTGGACAAACCTGTAAAGTGAGCCACATCCTTctatactgaaagaaaaaacaagaaatgccAAATAATGAATCTGTGACCTATTCCCTCTTGAAACTGGTGTTTGGCTAATGAGTAGCATGTAACAACAATGCATAAATGAGGTTTTCTATTACTTTTGGGGAGGCAGAACACCCAGCCAAACATCAAGCCAGGTCATGTAGCTTTAAATAAGATCATTCACTAGGTTCTTGTAGATAAATTTGTATAGTTTTTTGGAATGGGAAAATTATGCCAATTTTTACTTATTGCAAATCTGACCCTGTAAATTTCTCCCTTCAGATTTCCATAATCacttaatatttttatagcaaCCACTAAACATATTTGTATTAGTCAGTGTCTAAATTCAGAAAATATTCGGTAATCCTTGCACCATACAGATTAAAAACTTCAGAATATTCTGAGCAGGATCTGTATCAAGAGGAGGGTTTCTCGTTTTTCTGTGTTCAAAGGATGCTAAGATGTTACTAACAGCTGATGATGAAAG
This genomic interval from Calonectris borealis chromosome 1, bCalBor7.hap1.2, whole genome shotgun sequence contains the following:
- the LOC142078063 gene encoding LOW QUALITY PROTEIN: uncharacterized protein LOC142078063 (The sequence of the model RefSeq protein was modified relative to this genomic sequence to represent the inferred CDS: deleted 1 base in 1 codon), which gives rise to MSDTKTVPLGREVLFEFLEKHNAQPSVSGIDWAQGNWYNLQSVVDQTSALQKDVRVRSGRGKAIVCAVLGASLAAAVEARERCRVEESLIVESFQNLIRSLQGQVAELKEQLEGERDQVKYLQIALKKQLLAGTAHEEIPPRSETDYPFNDLQAAREKVEKLELLSLRPLVKTEYIYDDDQDQFPQVTTKEVPYTAPELAKLKKDFGQVREMYLIGSSEMEYVWRVSLSGGDQILLSEKEAEGYWGPGVFLTTGNYCAPWSLTQWTAYWVGALNPLERGDPLAITGTVDQLVESVHKAACLQMMYDRKLEPRQESPVMMPVDPERMTPLIRGLLDSLKPIGIQLQGKTQAMPQSERVAAALEGLTPDRHCQSPDRKMWTWGEVAQELINYGCKYGPVNLAATKTDPRGLRRAEVKMVPCPEGDGKTPLAKPPGGRDIPNKRSSLWAKGWQKGIPRDLMDGLPTDKLEKLVSEWPDNRPIKGRVLKIPP